In the genome of Peptostreptococcaceae bacterium, the window CAGACCGGAAATTTGCTCATCAAGCTTCCTTCAGATTCGCAGTCACCCACGACACCCTTGCTCTTGGCTAACGCCTACGTCACCTTCGGCGTTCGGGACTTTCACCCTATAGATTGTGCCCATGCCGGGCACACATAGAAAAACCCCACGCTCGAAAGCGTGGGGCATACAGATCTATTTTTCGCATATAATGAGTATTATTATGCTCATTACTGCGGCGTTGTTCATTTGGAAGCATCTCCACTTCCGTCTTTGTCATGGGCTCCGTAATTTGAAAGAACATATCCCGGCTTGAAGGTTCCTGCAATATCCGAAATGCTATTTGCGATTACCTTAACGTCTTTATATCCTTTATTAAGCAGATATGCATAGACAATTGTCGCCCTGTTTCCTGATGTGCAGAAGATGGCAACGGTCTTGTCCATGGGTATTTCGTCAAGGCGGTCGGGTATTTCATTGGTTGGTATGTTGGTTGCGAAACCAAAGAATATCAATTCGTTCTCAGGTCTTGTTCGAACATCGAGAATGAAGGCCTCCCCGCTCCTTTGCAGTGCTATGGCCTTGTCGAATGGCATTTTGTGCCTTCCGTTGCCAAAATAGTCCAGATCAAAATTTCTCATCATTTCGTCAAACTTTTCCATTTAATCCTCTCCCTTTGCATATTTAATTTATACAATAATATTATCACAAAAATAGCTAGATTCGGGAAGTCGTAGACCTCATTTATTTTCTTTAATAATACTATCCATTAGCTCATGATAATTCATATCATCACCTCGATTTACTTTCCTCATGTAGAATACTTGAGCCTTATTGTGCAGGTGTTCACTTTCCCTTCCTTTCTCTTATTCCCTCACTATTAAATTTTGGAAGAAAATAAACCGTTGTCTTAAAGTTGAAACCAGTCCACGGAAAGTATATTCCATAGACTGGTTTTTTTACATTCGTGTGATTATTTCTTTGGTCATTTCCATAGTCCCTATCGGAATTTCGTTTTCCCGGGCAATATCCAGAGTTCTTTTGCCTTCCTTTAGAACCTTATATACGGCCGCCTCTATGGACGACGCGGCCTTTTCCTCTCCGAATGCATGCCTTAGAAGCATGGCGGCAGAAAGTATGGCCGCTATGGGGTTTGCAATGTCTTTTCCTGCAATGTCCGGCGCGGATCCGTGTATAGGCTCGTATATGCCCTTTCCGTCTGCGCGCAGGCTTGCAGAAGCCAAAAGGCCTATGGAGCCTGTTATTGCGGCGGCCTCGTCGGAGAGTATGTCCCCAAACATGTTTGGCGCCAGTATTACGTCAAACTGCCTCGGGTTTATTACAAGCTGCATTGCGGCGTTGTCCACATACATGTGGCGCAGCTTCACCGACGGGTACTCTTTGGACATGTTTTCTACCGTTTGCCTCCAGAGCCTCGAACTTTTGAGGACGTTTGCCTTGTCAACGCTGACAAGGTTCTTGCGGCGCTTGAAGGCCTCTTCGAAAGCCATGCGGGCTATCCTTTTTATTTCCATTTCCGAATAGCTCATTTTGTCCCATGCGATGTGTGAGTCATCGCTGAGAGAAACGCCCTTTTCCCCAAAATAGATTCCGCCTGTCAGCTCCCTGACAAAAAGTATGTCGAATCCATCTCCTATAATCCTCGGAGCCAGAGGAGAGGCGCCTTCCATTCCTGGCATTATGGATGCTGGCCTAAGGTTTGCGAAGGTTCCAACTTTCTTTCTCATTGAAAGGAGACCACTTTCGGGACGTTTCTCGCTCGGAAGGTCGTTCCACTTTTCTCCCCCTACTGCCCCGAGGAGTATTGCATCGGCCCTTTGGCAAAGGGCCTCTGTCGTCTCCGGGAAGGGACTGCCTGTTTCATCTATGGCAATTCCGCCGATTTTTCCGTATTCCAGCGATATATCAATATTATACTTGACGGCCGCTTTTTTGATTGCCTTTACGGCCGCTTCTGTCACCTCAGGCCCTATTCCGTCTCCAGGGAGAACTGCTATTCGCTTCATCTCTTGTCCTCCTTTTCTCCGGCAATCTTCGCCATGAGGCCGCCCTTCTTTATCATGTCCATCATAAATGGTGGAATGGCCTGAGCCCTGTATGTCTCGTTTCTTGTTTCATTTATTATTATTCCGCTCTCGAGGTCCACGCTTATTTCATCCCCTGTTTCGGCAGATTCCCCGGCCTCTGCGCATACGAATATGGGAAGGCCTATGTTAAACGCGTTGCGGAAGAATATGCGAGAGTACGACGAAGCCACTACGCATGAAATGCCGCTTGCCTTTATGGCCATTGGGGCGTGCTCCCGTGATGAACCGCATCCGAAGTTTAGCCCTGCAATTATCACATCTCCCTGCTCCACTCGCTTCTTGAATTCCTTGTCTATGTCCTCCATGCAGTGGGCCGCAAGCTCATCGGCCTTTGAGGCTCCAAGATACCTGGCCGGTATTATTACATCTGTGTCCACATTGTTCCCGTAGACATGGGCTTTTCCTTTGCTCATTTCATTACCTCCTCGGGGTGGGATATTCTTCCCGTTATAGCCGATGCCGCTGCAACCTCGGGGTTTGAAAGGTAGACCTCGGATTCGGGATGGCCCATGCGTCCCACAAAATTTCTGTTGGTGGTAGAGAGCGCCCGCTCTCCCTTTGCGAGTACGCCCATGTATCCCCCAAGGCAGGGTCCGCAGGTTGGGGTGCTAACTATTGCTCTGGCCTCTATGAATATTTCTATTATTCCTTCTCTTAGGGCATCGAGGTATATTTGCTGCGTTCCCGGAATTATTATTGTTCTTGTGCCCTTTGCCGCTTTTTTGCCCTTCATTATGTTTGCCGCCTTCCTTAGGTCATCGAGGCGTCCGTTAGTGCAGCTGCCTATTACTACTTGGTCTAGAACTATTTCATCGAACTCTCCGAAACGTTTTATGTTTGATGGAAGATGCGGAAACGCAACTACGGGCTCCACTTTTCCAAGGTCAATTTCTATGGTCCTTGCGTAGACGGCGTCTTTATCTGCCTTATAGGTTTCCGGGGTTTTATTTCCCCTTCCATTCTGGTAGGCCATGGTTGCTTCGTCAACCTCGAATATTCCATTCTTTGCCCCGGCTTCGATTGCCATGTTTGCTATTGTAAATCGGTCCGCCATGGATAGGCTTTTCATTCCCTCTCCACCGAATTCCATGGATTGGTAGAGCGCCCCGTCTACTCCTATGTCTCCTATGATGCTAAGGATTACATCCTTTCCCGAAACGTACTTTGGCAGCTCTCCCTTGAGCTCGAAGCGTATGGCTTCAGGAACCCTGAACCACGCTTTCCCTGTAGCCATTGCCGCTGCCATGTCGGTAGACCCTACACCGGTCGAGAAGGCCCCAAGGGCGCCGTATGTGCAGGTGTGCGAGTCTGCCCCTATAATGGCATCCCCCGAAACAACGAGCCCCTTCTCCGGAAGCAGGCAGTGCTCTATGCCCATGTCTCCTACATCGTAATATTTATCTATTTTCCGGGACGCAGCAAAGTTTCTAACCATTTGGCAGTTCATTGCAGACTTAATGTCCTTGTTCGGTATGAAATGATCCATAACCAGTATTGTTTTGTCTGCGGCCTCGATTTTTTCGATGTTTCTTTCCTCGAGTATGTTAATTGCCACCGGGGTTGTTATGTCGTTTCCAAGCACCCCGTCAAGGCTGGCCTCTATAAACTCTCCCGCCTCGATATGCTCCATCCCGGCATGCCTTGCCAAAATCTTCTGTGTCATTGTCATTCCCATTGTTATGCCTCCCTAGCCATTTTCTTGTCCGCCATGTCTATCCTGTTAATTGCACTTATATAAGCCAAGATGCTCGCCTCTACAATGTCGGTTGAAAGTCCGCGGCCCTTGTAGTTCTTGCCGCCGGCCTCTACAACTATGTCGGCGAGGCCCTGGGCATCCTTCCCTTGTGTTACGGCTGTTACATTGAAGCTTTTGAGTGTGGCTCTTATTCCCGTCATGCGCTCTATTGCGTTGAATGCCGCATCAACCGGTCCGTCGCCTTCACCTATTTCCTTGTTTATACCGCTTGCGTTCTCTATGGTAACCTCCGCCTTGGAGAAGCGTTCAAAGCCCCGCTGAACGGTGAATCCCTTGAGCGAGAATCTTTCATCTTGGCGGAACCTTTGCTTGTTTATGAGAGCATCTATGTCGTCCCTCTCGACTATCTTCTTCTTGTCGGCCAGGGCCTTGAAGGAAATGAATACATTCTCCATTTCGCTGTCGTCCATTTCGATTCCCATCTCCGTGAGGCGGTCCCTGAATGCATGTTTCCCGGAGTGTTTTCCAAGCACAAGATTAGTCTTCTCGAAGCCTACAGATTCAGGCGTCATTATTTCGTATGTGAGGGAATTGCTAAGCATTCCGTGTTGGTGGATTCCCGACTCGTGAGCGAATGCGTTCTTGCCAACTACGGACTTGTTTGGCTGAACCGCTACCCCGGTTATGCTGCTTACCAGCCTGCTGGTGCGTGCAATCTGCCTTGTATCTATGTTTGTCGTGATATCCAGAATGGATTCTTTTACTTTGCTTGCCATTATTATCTCTTCGAGGGCGGCATTTCCAGCCCTCTCCCCTATTCCGTTTACAGTGCATTCGAATTGTGTGACCCCAGCCTTGGCAGCTGCCAGAGTGTTTGCCACTGCCAGGCCCAGATCGTTATGGCAGTGTACGGACCACTGAGCCTTGTGATCATATTTCATGTTCTTGCGTATTGTCTCTATGAAAGAAAAGAACTCCTCCGGCATTGCGTATCCAACGGTGTCCGGAACATTTATTACAGTAGCCCCGGCGCTTATGACCTTGTCGAATATCTTGGCCAGGAAAATGGGGTTGCTCCTTGTTGCATCCTCCGCTGAAAACTCTATATCCGGGCATCGCTTTGCCGCATACTTCACCATTGCCTCCGCCCTCTCCATTACATCGAGGGGCTCCATCTTGAGCTTGTATTTCATGTGTATTTCGCTCGTGGCAATGAATGTATGTATCCTTGGCGCCTCGGCGCCTTTTATAGCTTCCCATGCGGCATCGATATCCTTTTTAGTTGTTCTGGCAAGAGAAGCCACGCTTGAATTCTTTATTGTTCCCGCAATGGCCTTAACCGCTTCAAAGTCCCCCTCCGAGGCTATCGCGAAGCCCGCCTCCATTACATCTACTCCGAGGCGCTCAAGCTGCCTTGCTACCTGCAGTTTTTCACCTAGATCCATGCTGAATCCCGGTGCCTGTTCACCATCCCTGAGTGTCGTATCAAATATGCTTATTCTTTGCGCCATGTCTATATCCTCCTTATTTTTGAATACAAAAAGACCCATCCTAATTAAAGGACGAGTCTATTACCCGCGGTACCACCTTTTTTACTCGCAAAAAACGAAAATAACGTTTCAAGTGCAAGCCTCTTCTGAGCGTTTTAATGCACCGGCCGATAATGAGGCCAATCATCACGCCCCTACATTTTCAGGGCGGCCGCTCCAGAGTGAGTAGTCTTCCGGATAAACCATCGGCTTCCACCACACGCCGACTCTCTATAGATTTATTTCCGAATAACGCTCTCTGTCATCGCGTTTTATGTTTTCGATATATTGTTGTTTATGATATCAACATATCCACAGCTTGTCAACAAAATAATTAAAAAAAACGAGTTTTTTCTGAATTGATCGATAAATGCGTATTTTCAGAAATTTTTATTGACATTCCGGTCTTAACATAGTTTAATAGTATTTAAAACTTCAAGGAGGAGCAGACATGGAAGGCGCGAAGATTATTATCGGATCAATTGAAAAGCACGGTGTCGACAGGGTCTTTGGGCATCCGGGAGGAGCCGTTTTGCCTCTTTATGAAGCCCTGAGAAATTCATCCCTGACGCATGTTCTGACCCGCACAGAACAGGGAGCCGCCCACGCTGCCAGCGGATATGCCCGCATGACCGGAAAGCCCGGCGTCTGCATTGTCACTTCCGGCCCTGGGGCAACCAATATAATAACAGGCATCGCTACGGCGCAGGCGGATTCTGTGCCCCTTG includes:
- the leuB gene encoding 3-isopropylmalate dehydrogenase, whose translation is MKRIAVLPGDGIGPEVTEAAVKAIKKAAVKYNIDISLEYGKIGGIAIDETGSPFPETTEALCQRADAILLGAVGGEKWNDLPSEKRPESGLLSMRKKVGTFANLRPASIMPGMEGASPLAPRIIGDGFDILFVRELTGGIYFGEKGVSLSDDSHIAWDKMSYSEMEIKRIARMAFEEAFKRRKNLVSVDKANVLKSSRLWRQTVENMSKEYPSVKLRHMYVDNAAMQLVINPRQFDVILAPNMFGDILSDEAAAITGSIGLLASASLRADGKGIYEPIHGSAPDIAGKDIANPIAAILSAAMLLRHAFGEEKAASSIEAAVYKVLKEGKRTLDIARENEIPIGTMEMTKEIITRM
- a CDS encoding 3-isopropylmalate dehydratase small subunit, with protein sequence MSKGKAHVYGNNVDTDVIIPARYLGASKADELAAHCMEDIDKEFKKRVEQGDVIIAGLNFGCGSSREHAPMAIKASGISCVVASSYSRIFFRNAFNIGLPIFVCAEAGESAETGDEISVDLESGIIINETRNETYRAQAIPPFMMDMIKKGGLMAKIAGEKEDKR
- the leuC gene encoding 3-isopropylmalate dehydratase large subunit — translated: MTMGMTMTQKILARHAGMEHIEAGEFIEASLDGVLGNDITTPVAINILEERNIEKIEAADKTILVMDHFIPNKDIKSAMNCQMVRNFAASRKIDKYYDVGDMGIEHCLLPEKGLVVSGDAIIGADSHTCTYGALGAFSTGVGSTDMAAAMATGKAWFRVPEAIRFELKGELPKYVSGKDVILSIIGDIGVDGALYQSMEFGGEGMKSLSMADRFTIANMAIEAGAKNGIFEVDEATMAYQNGRGNKTPETYKADKDAVYARTIEIDLGKVEPVVAFPHLPSNIKRFGEFDEIVLDQVVIGSCTNGRLDDLRKAANIMKGKKAAKGTRTIIIPGTQQIYLDALREGIIEIFIEARAIVSTPTCGPCLGGYMGVLAKGERALSTTNRNFVGRMGHPESEVYLSNPEVAAASAITGRISHPEEVMK
- a CDS encoding 2-isopropylmalate synthase; protein product: MAQRISIFDTTLRDGEQAPGFSMDLGEKLQVARQLERLGVDVMEAGFAIASEGDFEAVKAIAGTIKNSSVASLARTTKKDIDAAWEAIKGAEAPRIHTFIATSEIHMKYKLKMEPLDVMERAEAMVKYAAKRCPDIEFSAEDATRSNPIFLAKIFDKVISAGATVINVPDTVGYAMPEEFFSFIETIRKNMKYDHKAQWSVHCHNDLGLAVANTLAAAKAGVTQFECTVNGIGERAGNAALEEIIMASKVKESILDITTNIDTRQIARTSRLVSSITGVAVQPNKSVVGKNAFAHESGIHQHGMLSNSLTYEIMTPESVGFEKTNLVLGKHSGKHAFRDRLTEMGIEMDDSEMENVFISFKALADKKKIVERDDIDALINKQRFRQDERFSLKGFTVQRGFERFSKAEVTIENASGINKEIGEGDGPVDAAFNAIERMTGIRATLKSFNVTAVTQGKDAQGLADIVVEAGGKNYKGRGLSTDIVEASILAYISAINRIDMADKKMAREA
- a CDS encoding rhodanese-like domain-containing protein — its product is MEKFDEMMRNFDLDYFGNGRHKMPFDKAIALQRSGEAFILDVRTRPENELIFFGFATNIPTNEIPDRLDEIPMDKTVAIFCTSGNRATIVYAYLLNKGYKDVKVIANSISDIAGTFKPGYVLSNYGAHDKDGSGDASK